AGTCCaaacaaaataacaattcaCCATTAACAGATAACAACTAACTCCAATTTTTCGACGTCCTAAGTCAGGATTTGTGTCCGACCTTTTCCTGCTGAACTTGAGCAAGCTTGTCTGACGCCTCGCTCAACGAGGCGTCGAGTGACTCAATCTGCGATTCGAGGCTGGAAATGATAGCGTCTTTGTCAGCCACATCCTGGCGGAGGACGGAAGCCTCCGACTCGAGTGCGCTGACACGCGTGGACAGAGCAATGGAGGTAATCTTCCGCGCGACATCGAGCTGCTCGAACGGATCGGTGGGCAAAACCTCCAGCAATTCGTGGGGAAGGTCCAACTTCGGGCCGCCGCCTCCTCCCAATTCTCTTCGACATCatatttttgcttcttcactaACTCAAGTCACAAAAAGAGTAAATAAATggatttcttatttattttatttgtatataatataatattaataatttgtgGGCGAAAAAATGTTGCCTTTGTTTGGATAAGAAAATTGCTTCTTCTTTTTGGTTTAAAACTATTACAACTATTTGAAGATGGGACGAAGTGAGAACTATATTTTATTAACGTGGGAATATCGTCTCTCTCGTAGGGGAAAGGGCAAAGAAAATCTTGTTTTGGATTTCTTGGATGTATGATCGTTTTCAATTCGATGTAAATTCTGTGTGTGTAAAAATGAGTGGTTGCTTTCTCTCTTGTCTGCGGCCATTTGTAACCATGCATTAGGTTTTGGCGGGTACCTTTTTTGTCAATAATTTTGTCTTATATATTATATAGAATGTATAGGGAATTTGAAGTATATTGCGTATCGTTCTCATGGATTTTTGGTCGATGAGATGTAAAATTTGGAAAATCTGGAATTGTTTCATGGGTTTTAAAACGGCACAATTCAATTTGAAGTTTACATAAACAAGCATGTTACCAAGTTGACTCGATGGTCTGAAAAAGCCTCATAGTTTTGTTagatttaaaaatcttatcGCATAACGATGGGGAAATTCCAGTATCATTTTTTGGGGGTTAATTCTCACTGATTCAAATACTAGCTGGGTTGTCAGAAAGGCAAATTTGGCATATATGAACCAAAACCAAAAATAACGGTGTTTGGTGGATTGTTCCCTCTCTTTGTGTGCCTAAGGGCTGCCTCAAGGGGTTGATTTCGTCTTGAAGTCTGAACATCATGGCTCATCCAGTGTGCCATTTGAGTATTCATCCCCGGCAATTCCAAAACTTCCATTCGGCACACGGTTGGGATTAGTGTTTGCTGGCTGAGCGGAAAGAGAGCTTCCTCGTGTCTGCCGGTTCTGTGAAGCTGTAGTACTTCTTGTTGCCTTGAGACGAGCCTTCCTACCCTGTCGCCAAGTGATTGAAGAGTCATGAGTAACAGAGACTGCCAAGTAATGTAACTGATGACATTTTATCTCAATTTGCCATAGTGGACATTTGAAAACTAGAGGATGAAGTTCATGTTGCAAAAATTTGCAGTTCAGGCTGACTTATTTGAACCTGTAGAACCATGATTGAagttttattttagttttgacaAAAAGTGAAACCAATTCTATCATGCTCAAGGAGAGTGCTATAATTTAGTATGGTTTTCATTTCATTTAGCGTGATTGCACTATATATCAAATTATGTAATTTCAAcccaaatcaaatcaatcaagtGCAACCTAGGagaatttgggaagaaaatttGACCTTGCCCATGCACTTCTCCAAGTGTGGCGCAAATCTTCCAGCCATAATAGACCTCCCACAGTTCATGCAGTCAAATATTTCATTTGCAATTGGAGGGTGAGTTTGCCCAAATATATCAACATATTTTCCATTGGCTTCGCCGCTATGACTTGGATCAGACGCCCTTGCTCTTGCTTCGGCAGACAACCTTAGTTCTTCTTCCTCGAGGTCCACTTTACTATCAAGTCCTAGTCTGACAATACGGTGCGACTCCGATGCAACATCAATGATGATGGAATCAAGAAGGTCTCTGAAAAGGTCAGAGCACAACTGCAAATCAAACCCAATAACAAGAAAATCCCAATCATGTTCATTATAGTAAACAAAAACCACAAGTCACCTCATCAGAAATTTTATAAGTTCCACTGATATGGTTGCTAAAGAAGGAGACAACATTCAACCACACCCTTGAGGCATCTATGAAATTGTTCATCATGAAAATGGAAGGATGTAGGCATGTAGCTAAGGAACAGGGCAAGAGACATAAGACTGATTATAGAACCGAAAACTGAGCAGCAGTAAGAAATTGATTTAAAAGTTGGGAGTCCAGGGCAAAAACAAGggccaaaaatcaattctcatcgCAAAGTACACCTTAAAATAAcagataaaattaaaattatatgaaGAAGATTAGGAAGGCTTCTATTCTAGGATAACAGGCACAAATGATCAACATTTTCACctaattcatttttaaaaaattagtcgCAGTAGATATGCAAAATCCAGATACAGTTCATCTTTGTAAACACCCCCAACACCTTAAATCTATtaaattacaaatatgagttcaGAGTTGATTACCTCAGAGGTAGAAGAAACATCATTCTCTTTCAGCATTGACATGGATAAAACACCAGAACAACGATGCTTATCACGGTTATGCCGTCCTGAGCACAATCAACCAAGGCAAAATGACTATGCAAAGCCAACTGCCATTTcaaaaaatcacaaataaacaatGATTCAAAGTTCTTCCCCATTCTTTTAATTCCCATTCCGAATAAGCATAAACCacactaaatacataattttcaaTGGTAAATTGACATTTAGAAAGTCCGATGAAATCGGAAAAACGAACTTGCTGACCCAAAAGTTTGTCATAAAAAGagtaattttatgatataaattCACTCAAAAAAGCTGACCAAGAGTGGTGCGATCTCTTTACAAGAGTAAACCATAACCATAACAAGTatacaacaaaaaataatcaAGCAGCAGAAACAGACAGAAAAAACAAATCGGCAATCAGAACAATGCATAACGTATAACACAATTGAATCATTAAAATTGATGTATCGATATTGATGCAAAAATTGAGAGATCCATAATctgatatttattaattaaaatccaAACCAGTAAAATAGGGAAACGATAAACAAATCCAATGAAAGGGGAAACGAAACGATAAAGCCCAAGAGTTGCCTGCAGCAGCGCACAGCGAGACCCGTTTCGATCGGTGAAAAATTGAGATGCACAAAACTGTCCTGGGTCGCGCGATTTATTCAAAGAGAACGCGAGACTTCATGAAAAAGGATCAAATGCGCTTTCAGACCAAATTATCAGTCGTGAACATAGCAAAGTTTGGTATTCTCATACTCAACACACAGAagaagtttttaaaatttttatttgaggTTCAAAATATTCTTGGACATGGTATATTTAAACTATTCATAAgatatttaaatttgatttaCTTTGCGTTTAAGAATGCTGCATACCAAACTAATCACGAATTAGATGAGTTGACCCTTCTTGTAAATTCTtacgaatttttttttaactttttgaGCATATTCACGATCAGAGATTTTGTTCTTCGTTTAAGTTACACTAGAAATCCACATGAAATTTACGTATGATGAATCACCGTAATCTTGGAATTCTGGCAGCGGTGCAGCGGCGACAACGACAGCGATAGGGCCAGGGCCGATCCTAATAATATTTGGGCCCGAGTCTAACTTTTAAAAACATGCATCCGAATCATAGTAGtgtgttcatattttttttagttccatagcaatttttcaaattaaatcaatacgtcaaagacaatataaaaaactaaataaataaaaatatcaaacatgtccaaaATGATCACTAAAAAACAACCCGCCTAACAGTTTTAGAGCTAAAAATACTAATCAAGTATGTATAATCAAGTTGTTCAGTAATTTCTTTCTCAATCGATAACATAGCCAATCCATTCAATCTTTCTCGTGACATGGTTGATCGGAGAAAAGTTTTGATGAGCTTTAATACAGAGGCAGACAAATAGCTCGTACGAAGAAAGAGAACTTGTCATACGTGGGGCGAAACAAAAAACATGAGCAAACAGAGACAACAGAGTCTGAGAAAGACTCGTGACCAAAATTTCGAGAAAAAATACTTTGAATTAAAACAGAAAATACGCATTACATCCACCAAAATTTCAATCAAAAGAgtagattatagataccacatAAAGCCCCGAAGAAAGTAAAAAACtacaataaaaaattagaagCCCGAACAAAGCAAATACGAGAAAATAGACTTACAGCTCCTCACGAGTCTTTCAATCAAACCTAGAGATGACGCAACGACCGGAGTCGATTAGAGCTTGTCTGCAGATGAATATTGGGGAAGATTGAGGGATAAATCGATAACATGCTAAGCAAGTTCCATTTAATAAATACTTGATTTTGGGCTATCCAGTAACaagtatttatataataattttttaaaaaaaatttagaccccaAAAAAAAGATGGACCTGAGTCATTGGACTCATTTGACTCTTAATAAACACGGCCCTGGATAGGGCAATGCTGGCGCACAACATTGGTGGAGGTGGCTCGACCATACGTCTCCCTTCCCAAGGATGGTGGTCGGGTTATGTGAGATTTTGAGAGACAGTGTCAATAGAATCTTCGTGTAGATTTCAGTTGTGTTGTATTAATTATGTGTTATTAGCTTTTAACATGTATTTAATAAACATAGTCTTTCCGTCTAACCAAGATTATCTTTTAATCgtgattttatattttcattatttaaaaatctCGTGATGTATTTTTCATTCTTGAAAATGCATggtataattaaataattatcaactcttgataatatataatatagtataattaaataacaattatttaattacttaattaattaatttaactcaTTATAACTACGCTCGACGATCATACAATGTCAATGTATCCATGGTACAAATcttattcatataatgaaaagtGAAAATTTCGAAGGTAAAATTTTTCTAGTTTTCCATTTTTCGCAGCGGCATGTTTTGTGAAATGATTTACTAAAGCATACAGTTCTACACTTCGCACTTAATTAGCAATTAAGCGAACTTTCATAACTTCTAATATTGAAATCAAcctataaacatatatataatcaatacatatgaTTTTCTTCAAACTACAATCGTCAAATTCAAGCTTTTGAATTCGATTATCTCAACGAGAACATATAATCCAATACTTGTATAACCTCAGTAGTTCAGGGATACAGTTAACTATTACTTCACAACATCATGTGATTCAAGAAAACAttagttcttattcgagcttacTCTAATTAgcatcattcttttcatcaaccatTTGATCAAGaaacgtcataactcaagtTTGATTGAACCCATCAGATTATGGTAAAAGTGTATAGTACCATCGTCTTATGATCTCTTAGGTATCAATGATAGTAACTACAAAACCAGAaagttatggttagcatacagtacggtccctttatCTCGTATATCTCGACCAAATATGTAACCATTGGTACATCGAGAGTTacaaatgaattcgataacgctgtgatgtatctttgagcAATAACAGTGACATGAGATATGCAACTGAGGAAACAACTTCCCATAATGCATATGTTTTACTCTGACCAGAGATTTCCAACACTATTAATTCATCAGATCATATAAGATTTCCAAATTTGTGGATGAGttgtgaatccccgactacaatgcattgaccctacgtatttcgaaactaaaTCAAACCTCATCACATGATGAtcctcaatggagtcggtaaacggattaaagtgcatgctagtacgcaAAGCCTCTATGTTGTCTCGGGTCTAAAGATTAATGGTGTACTGTACTCGATAAGTGATAGCCACCTGGAAAATCCAAGGGAGAGTTGTTCAGTGCCTCAAAAAAATGAGCACCATCTATATGAATGGATATCTCCATGTATTGCAATATTTGCTACTCGCAAttatacggtgtcaagttttagtactcgGTGGAGAACATATATCGATCTCACAGGATCTCACAGGGAGtgcaatttaattataaattaattaccACAATTAATAATcagactttatttagaaaatttagtAGAATGTTCTTtattaattatgaaataaaattaatgaaagcGCGCAAACGATTTAAAATCAGCGAGAATAAGAATCTAGATGTACGATTTCACTTGGTCTTCACTATATTAAATTATCATTGACATCTATATTTATAATTTCAACCCGTTTACTACACAAGAATTCTCAACTATTCATACTCCATTTTGCAAGTGTTGCGTATGAATCAATTATCTAAAGTCGATTCCAATATccctataaaaaaaatcaaacaataaataatttcaataacGCAAGAATTTTTTTAATGGATTCATTGGAGTTATAGGCCTTCCGAACTCTataaacaacaacaatatattttCCTATGGTTCTATTCGAATCCCCTATCTCGAATGATAGATCTAGAATAAATATGACATTCCAATTATTGATCAAGTAATTGAAAGTAATAAAATCcggaaaatataaataaaaaaagaagaaatgtTGTTCACTCATCATGTGGTTTCTCAATACGATGAAGTGTTCCATTAGTTAGAGCAACTGCAGTATTCTCCTTCATTATTTTCATTGGTCTATCAGTTATgatgtaccacatatcatcatcttgtacagctagatgagcctgcattctaatcTTTTAGTCATCAAATTCTTATCtgaaaaacattatgattttattgaaagaagTCACGATTATCATATGTATGTGTatagaagtattcaagaacaataTTTAACCGCTTTGATACATcctgttaggatcggttaatgCATGTAAAGTGTTTAGAATgagaggttgaataaacacttgagctttttaatatatttttcgaaTGTGAATCAACTCTTTGAGAATTGATTCTGAAATCTTGTATGTCAATATCGATTAGTTAACCGAGATAGTGTGGAAATAAATTGAAGGATATATTTGAATATTCTGGTTTGGGTACTGTGATAACTGAATGAACAAAAGAATCAGACATgaggatttttatggatgttcagataCTTCAAATGCTCATACGCCACTTCTTCAATATCAATGATATGTattcactaaaaaactttgattaatcacaataaaatgtaataatctatttcagtttggacttaaacgCTGtcaaattgaaaattcttagtTTTTACTTACAGAATTTATCAGTTGAAAACTGAATAGCTCAAATGAATATCATGACTACTGCGAATAACTTAGTGTGGTGTGAGCTTGAGATTGCGATTTGTAAACTGAGTATGAGTTTGAAAATAAATCGCAACTGATTGGTTGTTCGTAATTGTTTTTCGTGAGAATGTTAACACTTCACAACCGAACTCCTCAGCTATATATGCTCTTCGATTCCAACAGTCACATTGAATCTATTTAATGATTAATATCCGTTGAATCGTCTTTTAGTTCATGTATACAACTTTTTCTGACAAAGGTACGATGTGTCAGACTATTATGCTTCGTCTATTCTTCTTTGGTACGGAGTGTCAGTTTGTCTGCTGAGATTCAAACTGTAACTGATGACGTGATCAACTGATCATGAGTCAAACTGTTCGAATGATCAGTCAGCTGGTCTAACTAATGTCCTTTCAGTTTGAATGCTCTTATAGCTTCAGTTCTAGTTTTCTGTTATGCTATACCAATTTACATTCAGTTATGCTCTTCAGTTCTGGTATAATTCAGTTTGTTAATCTTCGATTAATCAGTTTGAGacttattaataatttttagaacTTTATTTACTTCAGTTCTACTTGGTCTTATTTCAGTCCGATAAATCTCATTCATTTATGAGATCGGTTactgatcagtttgtcataCTATGAAACTTATAATTTCCAACAACGCTTTTCTGATAGTTCGTACACTGTTACGATCAGTCTTGACTCGTACACTATTGTGATCAGTTTGTTCAGACTGTTTGATGTGGACATCAGTTTAGAGTTCTGTCATagactgattttgatgtttgatAAACTTAAATCCTTTAGACTTATTATTCAGTTTTAGAGCGATATCAATTTTGTTTAACTGTATCCGCTGTATCAATTTCTCTTAAGTCAGTTTTCCCATAGTATTATTTGTTAACCACCAAAATATACCAAATTCTTGATCCAACTGTGGATATCCAAATCGACGTCAATTCAAAGCTCCTTTTCGAGGTGTACATTATCATCTGCAAGAATTTACAAGCCAAAGTCGTCACCCCGGAGATGCTAAAGAGATGTTCAATTTTCGTCATGCTTCTTTGCGAAATGTTATTGAGCGGACATTTGATAGATTTACATCACGgttcaaaatattcaagatgAATCCTCCATTTCCATATATTACCTAAACAGAGCTTGTATTGGCTTGTGCTAGATTACACAATTTTCTTCGAAAGAAGTATTTATGTGATGAATTTCCAATTGAACCAGATAATGAAGCTCAACTATCTTCATCGGCATAAGTTTATGAAGATGACAACTTTGATAACTTATTTGATACTCAAGaacaacaacgagcaaatgCTAATACATGGAGGGATATCATAGCCAATGGAATGTGGAGcgatgttgatcaaattgtcaataatggttaaatttttttataaaagactactcattatttttagtgttcatttaataaaattttattatgaacttataaaaatatcgttcattaatatgttgaattgacataaaaaaattgaaattttgatttcaatataTTGAATAGTTTTTTCGTTTTTTACAAAGtaaattgatttaattttatGTAAGTAAAATTCAagtatattaataaataaaaaataatttaaaattgaagaggttatctatgtccaataactatttcaaataaattaataaaaattaaatcacaattatatattacaaaattcacataattttatgaaaaagtttacaaaaatcttgaaaaaaaatctataagagtcaatgaaatttgttttacaattctatGAGATCTATAACAGTCAATACAAAGCAATCAACTTCACAAAAGTccatcatttttaaaaaatctttataagtataaaaaaaatcaattaaaagaagggtgaaataattttttttttttaaaaattaaaatagaaaactgtccaaaacttataaataaatGAGAATAAAATCGAGGATCAAGTTTTATCCCACTTCGAGACTGGAGAATTGATTGAAACTGATCCAAAAATGTTTCTGGGCAAAATCGAGATGCAAAGGAGCGAATGAATATCGAAATATATCAGGCAATTATTTTTCTCTCGCAAAATATGGCGAAACGGAGGAGAGTGTGGAATGTGTGCTATTTCATCCCCGTCTTCTTCAGTTTATTCGATTATAACTCTACAGGCATTGCTTGAATCCATTCAGGTACGCACATATAAAGTTTTTCTCCTTTAAATTCCATTTTTTCAAAACttctaaaaaaatcaaaatctaaaCCATGTTTAgttttcattttgagatttcaAGATTTTAAATCCCACTTAACTTTTTGCCTTTCACCATTCAcctcacaaatttatttttatccgACGATTGAACACATGGTTTCCAAGTTCGGGTTTGCTGCCTTAAAATCTCTCATGTGTTGGCAATCACTTCTATTTAGGAATGACAATGAATCGAGTTTGGGTATGATTTTCATATCTTATGTTTCTATCTCCATTTTTTATATTCATCTTCCTCTTCATCCCCATCGGATATTCAATTTTGTCTACATCATCATATCTGCCGGAAGATTGAATATTCATATTCtactcaaatattatattatcaCATATAATTgcatattatcaaatttaagcAATTTCGAGtaagttatgaatgtttatttagaataataagaaaaaaaataaatataattaaaattagtaaattaaacattataaaagaaataacaaaatatttaaaataatttatcataatgTCATTATCCTACAAAAATAACATCAattatatctaataattttcttCATTCCATCCAACTGATAtcattcaacaaaaatatattataattaacactatagcccaaaaaaaaaaaaacacacacacacacacacatatatatatatatattaatttaatcgTGTGTTCGGGTCTGGTGTgagtatgattttttaaaacccATTTTTATCTAATATCCGATATTCGATTActcatttatttaatattgtaAAAAATATCCTCCATAAATTCCAACATTCGAATAGGGTATCGAGTTTTCCGAGGAAATCACACCCCTACTTGTATTCATTATCACCTGATTAGTCTCAAATATTACTGTTTTATTTCCTTTCACTCGCAGTTTCTTCGTAAGTGGAAATTCGAAATGCTCACAGTACTTCATTATATATCGCGTTGTTCCATTATTTCTTATCCTTTGGTGCTTCATTTATTTTTTGGCTGcatattcttttttatttgttttatatatattagtgGAAGGGAAGATTCATATTACGAAAAAACTTTGATTAGTTACAATAAAAATGTAATAATCCATTTCAATTTGGACTTAAACACTGCAAAATTGAGATTCTTAGTTTTTACTTACAAAATTTATCAGTTGAAAACTGAATAGCTCAAATGAGTATCATGATTGCTAGGAATAACTTAGTGTGGTGTGAGCTTGAGATTGCGATTTGTAAACTGAGTATGAGTTTGAAAATAAATCGCAATTGATGAATGCttctcttaagctgatatgactttgaagcgtgcccttttCTTTTGTCTCTTGAGTTGTGTGtttttgagtcttcactgatcttctctttatataggcgggaaaattGATCGTACAATGAGACTCATTCATTGTAtatgttgcatcttgaattcgtttcttggactttgtgtctcgacttgtCGACTGCCCTTccgaaacgttttgtctttaatgcactgatgcaacgtccattattgtcctttgactggataatggctttgtaccttcacgtacagctggattccatttgaaagagtttgtcttcatccataactgaaagattctaactgatactttgaactggtcagttgaactgatctttcagttgggctggtgaaatcagttgactcgtcagttgaactgatttcacactcgttcagttggactgatcaattgggtttcttcatcagttgaacactcattcggctggccaggcttctgaggttttcctgctgaatcacctatcaataAAATTAAAGATAATTTTGTTATGGAAGAATGTAAAAAAAGATATAAACACATTAGGAAACAGAACTCAAAACTAAAATGAAAACTGAGCGGGTTttattttttgtcatttttagtgaataaaattctattttagctatttaataaaaataatagatATGAACTATTATACATATTTCTTCATATAACTAACATTTCTCGTAATATCCTCACAAGTTTTTCATTAAGAATGTGTCGTGTACTGTGtagtattaatatttttttaaaaaatatattgcaGTTCGTTAAAACACAACTTAATAATAcattatttatcaaaaaataataataaattttaaattggtTGGTGCAAAAAGATAAAGATGATAAATTTATGGTTGCTTTTATCTctaatattttgtttttcaaaaggAAAAGCAAAAGCAAATATAGCAGTACAACTAATTCTTTtgtggcaaaaatttgtgtgagacgatcttatgggtcgtattttgtgagacagatatcttatttgggtcatcaatgaaaaattattactttttatgataagagtattaatttttatcgtaaatatcggtagggttgacctgtctcacagataaagattcgtgagaccatcttacCAGAGACCTACTCTTCTTTTGTCAAGACAATCTACACGGAGACGTTTTGTCATGCCATTGTTTTATCAATGTATGTTATGCAAACTGCCATTTTCTATTACCAGATTTATTCAACTAATACACTTTaccaaataaatataatattcacAAATATCACCAtcaataaaatactttttcctgtttctttttataaaaaggaaaaaaaaaagttgatcACTTTCTTGGGGAGTGGGAAAAGCTGTCTCCATTAAGCTTGCAAAGGTGTCATTTTATAAAAAGTACATTTTAGACATAATAATttattcaattttaaaaaaataattaaacgtcAATTTcttatgttcaaaatattaaaatttggcTAAATTTGTATTAAAGTGGCTGATTGTATTGCAACATAATTgataaattttgaaagtgtGTATATATTCATTCAAAATTATATacaaatgatttaataattttatttatgttatacctttttaattaaataaaaataattaacaatATGTTTAAAATTGTTGAAATTCATATTGATAAAGTGAAACAAATTACACATGAAcagattgttttttttttttttttgggacatttaaaCATTTAACATTGGTCAATTTTCGATTGTTTTGGGGTTAATTCATTATCTCATACGTCTCAATTTCTCTCCGATATGTCGCTTTTTCACCGCTATGACGGCGTCGGGAGCGCACAACGGCATTATTCGACCACTGTATGTGTATTCTCGATTCTTAAGTTTGATTGCAGATATTGACGAAAACTTCCAGCTATTTCAATAGATTGAATTTCACGAAATAAACGATGGATTTGACGACAATGATGATATTATGATAAATGTGAATAgtgttgggacatcgtattctcgcacccaagacgcagcggaagtttaaaaattttgttcttgggcgtcgtgtgttcaaaacattcatagggtgatTGATTAATTATACCTTCGCGTTCTAGAtgctggactccaaactattccggtgtttaggcggatatagctcttcttgtaaatccctacgaacggctcttctTCTTTGATCGCCCAATTAGATCTACG
This window of the Primulina tabacum isolate GXHZ01 chromosome 4, ASM2559414v2, whole genome shotgun sequence genome carries:
- the LOC142543387 gene encoding SAGA-associated factor 11-like isoform X2; translation: MLSPSLATISVELIKFLMRDLLDSIIIDVASESHRIVRLGLDSKVDLEEEELRLSAEARARASDPSHSGEANGKYVDIFGQTHPPIANEIFDCMNCGRSIMAGRFAPHLEKCMGKGRKARLKATRSTTASQNRQTRGSSLSAQPANTNPNRVPNGSFGIAGDEYSNGTLDEP
- the LOC142543387 gene encoding SAGA-associated factor 11-like isoform X3; translation: MMFLLPLRDLLDSIIIDVASESHRIVRLGLDSKVDLEEEELRLSAEARARASDPSHSGEANGKYVDIFGQTHPPIANEIFDCMNCGRSIMAGRFAPHLEKCMGKGRKARLKATRSTTASQNRQTRGSSLSAQPANTNPNRVPNGSFGIAGDEYSNGTLDEP
- the LOC142543387 gene encoding SAGA-associated factor 11-like isoform X1, giving the protein MSMLKENDVSSTSELCSDLFRDLLDSIIIDVASESHRIVRLGLDSKVDLEEEELRLSAEARARASDPSHSGEANGKYVDIFGQTHPPIANEIFDCMNCGRSIMAGRFAPHLEKCMGKGRKARLKATRSTTASQNRQTRGSSLSAQPANTNPNRVPNGSFGIAGDEYSNGTLDEP